A window of the Cannabis sativa cultivar Pink pepper isolate KNU-18-1 chromosome X, ASM2916894v1, whole genome shotgun sequence genome harbors these coding sequences:
- the LOC115716576 gene encoding lysine histidine transporter-like 8: MEEMPISTTPPTEEADSVPHPVEAPPAQYHSPSLTRVPLIPTSAEDGGDKIETTSKTPKSLTPRIRTPRFITPIGSPIRRALKLTRLDPQDAWLPITESRNGNAYYAAFHTLCSGIGIQALVLPVAFTILGWTWGIICLAVAFIWQLYTLYLLVQLHESPETGIRYCRYLQLSHATFGSKLSRLLTLFPILYLSGGTCVALIIVGGSTSKMFFQTVCGATCTAKSLTPVEWYLVFTCTAVLLSQLPNLNSIAGVSLIGSVTAVGYCTLIWVVSVSKGTLPGVSYNPIEAKTDLRQFFDVLNALGIIAFAFRGHNLILEIQSTMPSSEKHPSRIPMWRGVKFSYFLIAMCLFPLAIGGYWAYGQKIPEQGGMLTALYAFHSRDTSQFILGLTSLLVIINAVSSFQIYGMPIFDDMESLYTRRTKKPCPWWLRAVFRIMFGFSCFFVAVAIPFLGSLAGLIGGIALPVTLAYPCFMWLKIKKPKMCSSIWLLNWALGLLGMALSVFLTAAGVYVIIDTGIHANFFKPQ, translated from the exons ATGGAGGAAATGCCTATCTCTACAACACCTCCAACGGAGGAGGCCGATTCGGTGCCGCATCCGGTAGAAGCGCCACCAGCCCAATACCACTCTCCCTCTTTGACACGTGTCCCTCTCATCCCTACCTCGGCAGAAGACGGCGGTGACAAGATTGAAACTACCTCGAAAACACCAAAATCGTTGACACCAAGAATTAGAACTCCGCGGTTCATTACTCCCATAGGAAGCCCTATTAGAAGGGCTCTGAAACTCACTAGGCTAGACCCTCAAGATGCTTGGCTTCCAATCACTGAGTCAAGGAATGGAAATGCCTACTACGCTGCTTTTCACACTCTTTGTTCTGGCATTGGAATTCAAGCACTTGTTCTCCCAGTTGCATTCACCATTCTTGGCTG GACATGGGGAATTATATGCTTGGCTGTGGCATTTATATGGCAGCTTTACACCTTGTACTTACTCGTACAACTTCATGAATCTCCCGAAACTGGGATACGTTACTGCAGATATCTTCAACTTTCCCATGCAACTTTTG GTAGCAAATTATCAAGGTTGTTAACCCTATTCCCAATATTGTATCTATCTGGAGGAACATGTGTGGCGTTGATCATCGTAGGAGGGTCAACGTCAAAAATGTTCTTCCAGACAGTGTGCGGTGCAACGTGCACTGCCAAGTCCTTAACCCCGGTGGAGTGGTACTTGGTGTTCACGTGCACCGCCGTGCTTCTGTCTCAGCTACCCAATTTGAACTCGATCGCTGGGGTGTCCCTAATCGGGTCTGTCACGGCAGTCGGCTACTGCACTCTGATATGGGTGGTGTCTGTGTCGAAGGGTACGCTTCCTGGTGTGTCATACAACCCCATAGAAGCCAAAACTGATCTCCGCCAATTTTTTGATGTGCTCAACGCACTTGGAATAATTGCCTTTGCTTTCAGAGGCCATAATCTCATACTCGAAATCCag TCCACAATGCCATCTAGTGAAAAGCATCCATCAAGAATCCCAATGTGGAGAGGTGTCAAGTTTTCTTACTTTCTCATAGCAATGTGCCTATTCCCCCTTGCAATAGGAGGCTATTGGGCATACGGtcaaaag ATACCAGAACAAGGGGGTATGCTAACAGCCTTGTATGCATTCCACTCACGTGACACATCTCAATTCATCTTAGGCCTAACGAGCCTATTGGTAATAATAAACGCCGTAAGTTCATTCCAAATATATGGGATGCCAATATTCGATGATATGGAGTCACTGTACACTAGGAGGACGAAGAAGCCATGCCCATGGTGGCTCCGCGCAGTTTTCCGGATTATGTTCGGATTCAGCTGCTTCTTTGTGGCAGTGGCCATTCCATTCTTGGGGAGCCTAGCTGGTCTGATTGGAGGAATTGCCTTGCCTGTTACTCTAGCTTATCCATGTTTCATGTGGCTCAAGATCAAAAAGCCAAAGATGTGTAGCTCAATATGGTTGCTCAATTGGGCACTTGGCCTACTTGGTATGGCTCTAAGTGTATTTTTGACTGCGGCTGGTGTTTATGTTATCATTGACACAGGTATTCATGCCAATTTCTTCAAGCCTCAATGA